One part of the Planctomycetota bacterium genome encodes these proteins:
- a CDS encoding RHS repeat-associated core domain-containing protein: MSGSFSDLEAGTSTLTYSANGEMTTDEEGNTLSYDGWGRLVRWDDPGTTGTGGQPEKAYVYDALYRRIEESGALSPRIQSYYSAQWQVLEEREVAGSTTVERQYVWSPVYVDALILRDTDGDGDGDLTEHADERHFVQHDANFNITAVAELQNRGLSNETATVVERYIYDPYGTRTVLDADWTADADGLSDVDFTHGHQGGKYDETTGAVHFRFRDLDSVLGRWNRQDPLGYVDGMQQNAYVGDNPVAQSDSHGLQRSRRTWLEQRKERHRAKMLRLTGNADYDPNPGGGTVTVPDNDDFLKCLQNCMERWDVSGTIVEESCALAFHPIPKTAFEYGYGRTIRGTGRFGNSNLLGPINRWCRAKRVTRYPLNPQTAKTIGKFTTRGAVVFSAADALTIAGCSAKCAYRAIR; this comes from the coding sequence GTGTCAGGGTCCTTTTCGGATCTCGAGGCGGGGACGAGCACGCTGACCTACTCGGCCAACGGCGAGATGACTACCGACGAGGAAGGCAACACGCTGAGCTACGACGGTTGGGGCCGACTGGTGCGTTGGGACGACCCGGGCACCACGGGCACCGGCGGCCAGCCGGAGAAGGCCTACGTCTACGACGCGCTCTATCGCCGCATCGAAGAGAGCGGGGCGTTGAGCCCACGCATCCAGAGCTACTACAGCGCCCAATGGCAGGTGCTTGAAGAACGCGAAGTGGCCGGCAGTACGACGGTGGAGCGCCAGTACGTGTGGAGCCCGGTGTACGTGGACGCGTTGATCCTGCGTGACACCGATGGCGACGGTGACGGCGACCTGACCGAACACGCCGACGAGCGTCACTTTGTCCAGCACGACGCGAACTTCAACATCACGGCGGTCGCCGAGCTACAGAACCGGGGCCTCTCCAACGAGACCGCCACGGTGGTCGAGCGTTACATCTACGACCCCTACGGCACAAGAACAGTGCTGGACGCCGACTGGACCGCCGACGCCGACGGCCTCAGCGACGTCGACTTCACCCACGGCCACCAGGGCGGCAAGTACGACGAAACCACCGGCGCCGTCCACTTCCGCTTCAGAGACCTCGATAGCGTGCTTGGGCGGTGGAACAGGCAAGACCCGCTCGGGTATGTGGACGGGATGCAGCAGAATGCGTACGTCGGCGACAATCCTGTCGCCCAATCAGACTCCCATGGCCTCCAAAGGTCTCGCCGAACGTGGCTTGAACAACGTAAAGAACGACATCGAGCCAAAATGTTGCGTTTGACCGGAAACGCCGACTACGATCCCAATCCCGGCGGTGGTACCGTAACAGTTCCGGACAATGACGATTTTTTGAAATGTCTTCAAAATTGTATGGAAAGATGGGACGTTTCCGGGACCATTGTCGAAGAATCTTGTGCGCTCGCGTTTCATCCGATCCCCAAAACAGCGTTTGAGTATGGCTATGGTCGAACGATTCGTGGAACTGGCCGATTCGGTAACAGTAATCTTCTTGGGCCGATCAATCGGTGGTGTCGCGCTAAGAGAGTTACCCGTTACCCGCTTAACCCTCAAACAGCAAAGACGATAGGCAAGTTCACAACACGTGGCGCAGTCGTTTTCAGCGCTGCCGACGCATTAACGATTGCAGGCTGCTCTGCCAAGTGCGCTTATCGCGCGATTCGATAA
- a CDS encoding helix-turn-helix transcriptional regulator codes for MTTMEMVPVDCLKIRQLREERGWTLLQAAAAAKLTSYQHWQKVEAGVRKDPSVSTIQKMADALEVTVDDLLLPLSDDDA; via the coding sequence ATGACGACGATGGAAATGGTGCCCGTTGACTGCCTCAAGATTCGCCAGCTGCGCGAGGAACGCGGGTGGACGCTTTTGCAGGCGGCCGCCGCCGCAAAGCTGACTTCGTACCAACACTGGCAGAAGGTCGAAGCGGGTGTCCGCAAAGACCCCAGCGTTTCAACGATTCAGAAGATGGCCGACGCGCTAGAAGTCACGGTTGATGACCTGCTATTGCCGCTCAGCGATGACGACGCTTGA